The Bombus pyrosoma isolate SC7728 linkage group LG3, ASM1482585v1, whole genome shotgun sequence genome has a segment encoding these proteins:
- the LOC122578004 gene encoding BTB/POZ domain-containing adapter for CUL3-mediated RhoA degradation protein 3 isoform X1, producing MSGNHKAGIKYPSEYVKLNIGGSLHYTTLGTLQKHDTMLRAMFSGRMEILTDPEGWILIDRCGKHFGTILNFLRDGSVPLPESTKEMAELLAEAKYYCISELAKSCEQALLRKEREAEPICRIPLITSQKEEQLLISSTTKPVVKLLVNRHNNKYSYTSTSDDNLLKNIELFDKMSLRFGRRVLFIKDVIGSSEICCWTFYGHGRKVAEVCCHSIVYTTDKKHTKVEFPEARIYEETLNILLYEHRNGPDQELMQATSSRGAVSGAPPCTSDEEEGERSGLARLRSNKQNTN from the exons ATGTCCGGAAACCATAAAGCAGGAATTAAATATCCTTCGGAATATGTTAAGCTCAATATCGGCGGTTCTCTACATTACACTACTTTAGGGACACTCCAAAAACATGACACTATGTTACGTGCTATGTTCAGTGGCCGCATGGAAATTCTTACAGATCCCGAAG gGTGGATATTAATAGACAGGTGCGGGAAACATTTTGGAACaatcttgaattttttaaggGACGGTTCAGTTCCATTACCAGAAAGCACTAAAGAAATGGCAGAATTACTTGCAGaagcaaaatattattgcattaGTGAATTAGCTAAATCTTGTGAACAAGCGCTTCTTCGAAAGGAGAGAGAAGCAGAACCTATTTGTAGAATTCCACTTATTACTTCtcaaaaagaagaacaattattaattagcaGTACTACTAAACCAGTAGTAAAGTTGCTTGTTAATAGGCacaataacaaatattcatatacaAG TACATCAGATGACAATCTCTTAAAAAACATAGAATTGTTCGACAAAATGTCCCTTAGATTTGGTCGTAGAGTACTATTTATTAAAGATGTAATTGGCTCCAGTGAAATTTGCTGTTGGACATTTTATGGTCATGGTCGCAAAGTTGCAGAAGTTTGTTGCCACTCAATTGTCTATACAACTGACAAAAAACACACAAAG gTTGAGTTTCCAGAGGCCAGAATTTATgaagaaacattaaatattttgttatatgaaCATCGAAATGGTCCCGACCAAGAGTTAATGCAAGCAACGTCATCGCGCGGTGCAGTCAGTGGTGCACCACCTTGTACGTCAGATGAAGAAGAGGGTGAGCGTTCAGGCTTGGCTCGCCTCCGCTCCAACAAACAAAACACCAACTGA
- the LOC122578003 gene encoding INO80 complex subunit B isoform X1 translates to MGKTKDISSDEERTLETSEVSPQKRHKKHKHKKHKKRKVTHNDNDGFNDVTTETEKKKTFRVKIKKDDEKGLEKPREKIQKTSNLSIAGASTVLSPKAATKKKVPKSSKGKDSGTSSEEERWLDAIESGKLEEVDDELKKIKPKDPKLMTARQRAMFERKTDTEPNPAVEQLMSLPTGYKEKVMTAEAIQKAALKSLKRKQLADEKREKDKKKTMERLLKKQESKASKVIGKGKPCRRQVPLVTYRLTLEGSSISLPPGEDFPLQPTEEKEPPIRTLCGVNQCKKPKKYSCSKTGVPLCSLECYKTNLALSV, encoded by the exons ATGggtaaaacgaaagatataAGTTCGGATGAGGAAAGAACTTTAG aaactAGCGAAGTATCTCCACAAAAGAGACATAAAAAGCATAAACATAAAAAGcacaaaaaaaggaaagtcaCTCACAATGATAATGATGGCTTTAATGATGTTACtacagaaacagaaaaaaagaagacgttccgagttaaaataaaaaaagatgatGAAAAAGG ttTAGAGAAACCTCgtgagaaaatacaaaaaacatCTAATCTTAGCATCGCAGGTGCAAGCACTGTGCTATCACCAAAAGCTGCAACAAAGAAAAAGGTTCCAAAAAGTAGTAAAGGTAAAGATAGCGGCACTAGTAGTGAAGAAGAACGATGGCTTGATGCAATTGAGTCTGGAAAACTTGAAGAA GTGGATGATGAGCTAAAAAAGATTAAACCAAAGGATCCAAAATTAATGACAGCACGTCAAAGAGCTATGTTTGAAAGAAAGACTGATACAGAACCAAATCCAGCTGTTGAACAACTTATGTCTTTACCAACCGGATACAAAGAAAAGGTTATGACAGCTGAAGCTATACAAAAAGCTGCTCTTAAATCcctgaaaaggaaacaactTGCTgatgagaaaagagaaaaagataaa AAAAAGACAATGGAAAGATTACTGAAAAAGCAAGAATCTAAAGCTTCTAAAGTTATTGGTAAAGGAAAACCTTGTAGAAGACAAGTTCCCTTGGTTACATACCGTTTAACACTTGAAGGAAGTTCAATATCTTTACCTCCTGGAGAAGATTTTCCATTACAGCCTACAGAAGA aaagGAACCACCCATACGAACTCTTTGTGGTGTAAATCAATGTAAAAAGCCcaaaaaatattcatgttcAAAAACGGGTGTACCATTATGCAGTTTAGAATGTTATAAAACTAATTTAGCTCTCTCTGTATAA
- the LOC122578003 gene encoding INO80 complex subunit B isoform X2: MGKTKDISSDEERTLETSEVSPQKRHKKHKHKKHKKRKVTHNDNDGFNDVTTETEKKKTFRVKIKKDDEKGIAGASTVLSPKAATKKKVPKSSKGKDSGTSSEEERWLDAIESGKLEEVDDELKKIKPKDPKLMTARQRAMFERKTDTEPNPAVEQLMSLPTGYKEKVMTAEAIQKAALKSLKRKQLADEKREKDKKKTMERLLKKQESKASKVIGKGKPCRRQVPLVTYRLTLEGSSISLPPGEDFPLQPTEEKEPPIRTLCGVNQCKKPKKYSCSKTGVPLCSLECYKTNLALSV; the protein is encoded by the exons ATGggtaaaacgaaagatataAGTTCGGATGAGGAAAGAACTTTAG aaactAGCGAAGTATCTCCACAAAAGAGACATAAAAAGCATAAACATAAAAAGcacaaaaaaaggaaagtcaCTCACAATGATAATGATGGCTTTAATGATGTTACtacagaaacagaaaaaaagaagacgttccgagttaaaataaaaaaagatgatGAAAAAGG CATCGCAGGTGCAAGCACTGTGCTATCACCAAAAGCTGCAACAAAGAAAAAGGTTCCAAAAAGTAGTAAAGGTAAAGATAGCGGCACTAGTAGTGAAGAAGAACGATGGCTTGATGCAATTGAGTCTGGAAAACTTGAAGAA GTGGATGATGAGCTAAAAAAGATTAAACCAAAGGATCCAAAATTAATGACAGCACGTCAAAGAGCTATGTTTGAAAGAAAGACTGATACAGAACCAAATCCAGCTGTTGAACAACTTATGTCTTTACCAACCGGATACAAAGAAAAGGTTATGACAGCTGAAGCTATACAAAAAGCTGCTCTTAAATCcctgaaaaggaaacaactTGCTgatgagaaaagagaaaaagataaa AAAAAGACAATGGAAAGATTACTGAAAAAGCAAGAATCTAAAGCTTCTAAAGTTATTGGTAAAGGAAAACCTTGTAGAAGACAAGTTCCCTTGGTTACATACCGTTTAACACTTGAAGGAAGTTCAATATCTTTACCTCCTGGAGAAGATTTTCCATTACAGCCTACAGAAGA aaagGAACCACCCATACGAACTCTTTGTGGTGTAAATCAATGTAAAAAGCCcaaaaaatattcatgttcAAAAACGGGTGTACCATTATGCAGTTTAGAATGTTATAAAACTAATTTAGCTCTCTCTGTATAA
- the LOC122577997 gene encoding probable protein phosphatase CG10417, protein MGAYLSEPITKKVSSDEAGKNVAFGASSMQGWRISQEDAHNCCIDFDENVSLFAVYDGHGGHEVATYCARNLPDFIKQTDAYKKGDIRQALLDAFLGFDATLEKPEVVSILKELAGTSTSDKKKDELNESDEEENVNNLCMEATMPLEEVMAKYQSELNPNVKNLKNEKCSKRVCSASPYLRGRRGKEKASSSSSGAGCSSSSSSWNTNETDVSSSSQPCGSSLSNITKRNESECPGNNEAEQVLDSTTSNGNAHVSAPVGSTADVEATKSADMPDSSEDVNKKVTSPDKITCTEELNANEVELNGAESKRIEDADSSKGGGDNVSSSSCTPVENGDAGQQERITSTGRRRIQPITLYHTLLKKDNEDSEDDDDDENDETFDGVPESFSDEDDIEDIDEDESEEDEDEDEDEDEDGDANIDDDDDDDDDSESLMMDTEEPGYDSGCTAVVAVLKGNELYVANAGDSRCVLCRDGQAIELSLDHKPEDEPEMERIVKAGGKVTADGRVNGGLNLSRALGDHAYKQNVNLSPQEQMISALPDVRHITIEPETDEFMVLACDGIWNFMSSQDVVQFIRTRLTQNYEKLSKICEELFDHCLAPDTCGDGTGCDNMTAVIVRFKSSTDAVTNSTVAEVCTVKRSLSPSIPTEENNDCIVQEDTMNSCKRLKTEATM, encoded by the exons ATGGGTGCATACCTGTCAGAACCTATTACGAAAAAAGTATCGAGCGACGAAGCAGGCAAGAATGTCGCATTCGGCGCGAGTTCCATGCAAGGCTGGCGAATTAGTCAAGAG gacGCACATAACTGTTGCATAGATTTtgatgaaaatgtttcattatttgCTGTATATGATGGTCATGGTGGTCATGAAGTAGCAACATACTGTGCACGTAATTTACcagattttattaaacaaactGATGCGTACAAGAAAGGAGACATTAGGCAAGCTTTACTTGATGCCTTTCTGGGCTTTGATGCCACACTTGAAAAACCTGAAGTAGTTAGTATCCTTAAAGAACTTGCAGGGACATCTACCTCagataagaaaaaagatgagTTGAATGAATCTG atgaagaagaaaatgttaataatctATGTATGGAGGCAACAATGCCATTGGAAGAAGTAATGGCAAAATATCAATCAGAATTGAATcctaatgtaaaaaatttgaaaaacgaaaaatgcaGTAAAAGAGTATGTTCTGCGAGCCCCTATTTACGTGGTCGAAGAGGTAAAGAAAAAGCAAGCTCTTCATCATCCGGCGCCGGATGTTCATCATCTTCGTCATCTTGGAATACAAATGAAACCGACGTGAGTAGTTCCAGCCAACCATGTGGGTCGTCTTTATCTAATATAACGAAGAGAAATGAATCTGAATGTCCTGGAAACAATGAAGCTGAACAAGTTCTTGATTCAACTACAAGTAATGGAAATGCACATGTCTCTGCACCAGTAGGATCAACAGCAGATGTGGAGGCAACAAAAAGTGCAGATATGCCTGACAGCTCTGAAGATGTAAACAAAAAAGTTACAAGTCCTGATAAAATTACATGTACAGAAGaattaaatgcaaatgaaGTAGAATTAAATGGTGCAGAATCAAAACGAATTGAAGATGCTGATAGCAGTAAGGGTGGGGGTGATAATGTATCAAGCAGTTCATGTACTCCAGTAGAGAATGGAGATGCAGGACAGCAAGAACGTATAACTAGTACTGGTAGAAGAAGAATTCAACCTATCACTTTATATCATACTCTTTTAAAGAAAGACAACGAAGATTCTGAGgatgatgatgacgatgaaaatgatgaaacaTTTGATGGTGTCCCAGAAAG TTTTAGCGATGAAGATGATATAGAAGATATTGACGAAGATGAAAGCGAGGAAGatgaagacgaagacgaagacgaagatgAGGATGGAGATGCTAATATCgatgatgacgatgacgatgacgatgataGTGAAAGTCTTATGATGGATACAGAAGAG cCAGGTTATGATAGTGGATGCACAGCAGTAGTTGCAGTTTTAAAAGGGAATGAATTATATGTAGCAAATGCCGGAGATTCCCGTTGTGTATTATGCAGAGATGGTCAGGCTATAGAGCTTAGTCTAGATCACAAACCTGAAGATGAACCGGAAATGGAACGTATAGTAAAAGCTGGTGGTAAAGTGACAGCTGATGGTAGAGTAAATGGTGGCCTTAATTTATCAAGGGCACTTGGGGACCATGCttataaacaaaatgtaaacTTGTCACCACAAGAGCAAATGATCTCCGCACTTCCTGATGTGAGGCATATCACAATTGAACCAGAAACAGATGAGTTTATGGTGCTTGCATGTGATGGTATCTGGAATTTTATGTCGAGTCAAGATGTTGTACAATTTATTCGTACTCGTTTGACTCAgaattacgaaaaattatcaaaaatatgcgaagag TTATTTGACCACTGTCTAGCACCTGATACTTGCGGAGATGGTACAGGATGCGACAATATGACGGCTGTAATAGTGCGATTTAAGTCATCGACTGATGCTGTAACTAATAGCACTGTTGCTGAAGTATGTACTGTTAAAAGATCGCTATCGCCATCTATACctacagaagaaaataatgattgTATTGTGCAGGAAGATACAATGAATTCTTGTAAACGTCTTAAGACCGAAGCAACTATGTGA
- the LOC122578008 gene encoding intraflagellar transport protein 20 homolog: protein MADPLAKYGIYIDDLSKIRVLEPEVANQTNKLKEECQNFVSKITEFQMNADEFIQIIDQLANEVEKEKMKTIGTRNLLRSVAKERDAQKQQIQAQIIEKSMELERLRIQHDSLKKIEMEQLETIEQLTVN, encoded by the exons atggCTGACCCTTTAGCGAAGTATGGAATTTATATTGATGATTTAAGCAAAATTCGTGTATTAGAACCAGAAGTTGCAAATCAGACAAATAAACTTAAAGAAGAAtgtcaaaattttgtttcga AAATTACCGAATTTCAAATGAATGCCGatgaatttatacaaataatagatCAGTTAGCAAATGaagtggaaaaagagaagatgaAAACTATTGGAACTCGGAATTTACTCCGTTCTGTTGCGAAAGAAAGGGATGCTCAAAAACAACAAATTCAG gcacagattattgaaaaatctatGGAACTTGAGAGACTTCGTATACAGCACGATTCCCTAAAAAAGATCGAAATGGAACAGTTAGAAACTATTGAACAATTAACGGTGAATTAA
- the LOC122578004 gene encoding BTB/POZ domain-containing adapter for CUL3-mediated RhoA degradation protein 3 isoform X2 produces MSGNHKAGIKYPSEYVKLNIGGSLHYTTLGTLQKHDTMLRAMFSGRMEILTDPEGWILIDRCGKHFGTILNFLRDGSVPLPESTKEMAELLAEAKYYCISELAKSCEQALLRKEREAEPICRIPLITSQKEEQLLISSTTKPVVKLLVNRHNNKYSYTSTSDDNLLKNIELFDKMSLRFGRRVLFIKDVIGSSEICCWTFYGHGRKVAEVCCHSIVYTTDKKHTKVEFPEARIYEETLNILLYEHRNGPDQELMQATSSRGAVSGAPPCTSDEEEGN; encoded by the exons ATGTCCGGAAACCATAAAGCAGGAATTAAATATCCTTCGGAATATGTTAAGCTCAATATCGGCGGTTCTCTACATTACACTACTTTAGGGACACTCCAAAAACATGACACTATGTTACGTGCTATGTTCAGTGGCCGCATGGAAATTCTTACAGATCCCGAAG gGTGGATATTAATAGACAGGTGCGGGAAACATTTTGGAACaatcttgaattttttaaggGACGGTTCAGTTCCATTACCAGAAAGCACTAAAGAAATGGCAGAATTACTTGCAGaagcaaaatattattgcattaGTGAATTAGCTAAATCTTGTGAACAAGCGCTTCTTCGAAAGGAGAGAGAAGCAGAACCTATTTGTAGAATTCCACTTATTACTTCtcaaaaagaagaacaattattaattagcaGTACTACTAAACCAGTAGTAAAGTTGCTTGTTAATAGGCacaataacaaatattcatatacaAG TACATCAGATGACAATCTCTTAAAAAACATAGAATTGTTCGACAAAATGTCCCTTAGATTTGGTCGTAGAGTACTATTTATTAAAGATGTAATTGGCTCCAGTGAAATTTGCTGTTGGACATTTTATGGTCATGGTCGCAAAGTTGCAGAAGTTTGTTGCCACTCAATTGTCTATACAACTGACAAAAAACACACAAAG gTTGAGTTTCCAGAGGCCAGAATTTATgaagaaacattaaatattttgttatatgaaCATCGAAATGGTCCCGACCAAGAGTTAATGCAAGCAACGTCATCGCGCGGTGCAGTCAGTGGTGCACCACCTTGTACGTCAGATGAAGAAGAGG gAAACTAG